The region CCATTTGGTTGATCTGAATGGGTAAAAAAAGAATTAAGAAAGAACAGTGTTACTTTAATTATATTCACTCTTACAAATAACATAAATGATTAATAATTGGATATCTAAAAACAGAACCATTAGCCCAATCCTGACCTATTACAGTTTGGCGATGATTCTCCTAATTCCTGTTTTGTCATTCGCTTGGGCAACAGATGACCGCTTGGTAATGGGCATAAGTGCATGGATCAAACCCCTTAAATTCACCCTTTCCGGCCTGTTATATGCGTTAACACTATTGTCTTTACCACGATATTTAAACCCAGTGCCACGTCGGACCCGGTTGGTTTTGGATATTTCGGGGGCGATGCTCGCAATAGAAATGGTGCTCATTTACTTTCAGGCATTCCGGGCACGGCCTTCGCATTTTAACGCTGAAACCTTGGAAGACATGCTGATTTTTAATGTTATGGCGTTTGGCATTTCGGTTTTCTGGGCAATGAACCTCGTGCTGATGATTTGGTTTTTACGTCAAAAAGCGGGAGAGGACTTGCTTAAACGGGGAGTGATATGGGGATTTCTCAGTGCTTTGCTGGGCATGTTGGTCGGATTTTTGATGTCCACTCCAAGCGAAATGCAGTTGGCTGCCTTACAATCCGGCAAACAATTGGCCTTAATGGGATCCCATACCGTAGGCGCACCCGATGGTGGCGCCGGAATCCCGTTTTTAAACTGGAGTCTGGAATTTGGAGATTTACGAGTGGCACATTTCATAGGCATTCACGCCATCCAAGTTTTGCCCCTTTTCACCATTTGGATGGCTGAAAGAGGCAATATGCCCCATCTGGAGGCGATGCGTAAAGTTAATCTGGCAGGTATTGGGTATCTTACGCTGTTTTTCCTCTCCGTTTGGCAGGCGCTGAAACAAGAATCCATCACACAACCCTCCACCGAAACATTCTGGGTACTCGGATTATGGTTCGTTGGTATCATATTTACTTGGTGGTACATCGGACAAAAAACCCCTCGTTTCCACATGCAAAACGATAAAAACCGCACCCATACCTTTATTCAACAGCCCTAATGCCATGAAAAAGATTCTAATCATCCAAGGCAACCCACAACCCTCCAGTTTTTCTGACGCGATCGCGGCGGCTTATCGTAAAGGAGCTGAAAAAAGTGGCGCGACGGTACAACAAATTACCCTACATACCCTCCACTTCGAATTAAATCTTGAAATGGGGTATTCCAGCCCTAAGGTTTTGGAACCCGACCTTGTCGCTGCCCAAGCTGCGATCCAATGGGCAGAACATGTGGTTTGGATCTATCCCATCTGGTGGGGATTTATGCCTGCCCTGCTGAAAGGATTCATAGACCGGGTGATGTTGCCAGGTTTTGCATTTAATTATAGGAAAGACCATCCAATGTGGGACAAGCACCTTAAAGGGAAAACCGCTCGGATCATTACGACGATGGACACCCCGGGCTGGTATGACTGGCTGATGTATCGGGGGGCCGGACAAACCATCATGAAACGTGCCATTTTGGGTTTTTGTGGCTTTAGTCCGGTCTATACCACTTCTATTTCGCCCATGCGCCATTCAACAGTGGCCTTTAAGGAAAAGTGGTTGAAAAAAATTGAACATACAGGATTATTACTTCGATAACTGTATCAGATGTGAGGAGTGATTCAAAGGATTGACTCCCACATCTGATGTTTTTTTCTGTATGTGGATTTTTATTTAGTTCAGGTTTGGGTTTCGGATACGTTCCACAGCGCTTACTGGAAGATATTTCCACTGGCCAGACGAGGGCGGCCACAGGTTCTTACGGCGCTGGTCTAACAACCGCAGGCCGGTTCCAAACAATGTTCGATCCCGTTCATCGAGCACATCTTGGGCCGAAAGTTGGGTAAGCGGCGACAAATCGTAAATAGAACGAACGCTATTGACCCGCGCCCGCGCACTTTGTACATTCTCTGGCAACTCCAATTCTGCCAGCATCAACTCATTTTCTTGCCAAGATGCAAAAACCATGGGCGTGGTCCGGTTGGTATATTTGGATACCCTGAATACGGTTTTGCCAAGGGTCCGAACTTCCTCTACGGGAATTCGGGCCGCTTCTGCGGGGATTAATTTGACGATGCCCGCCAAACGCATGGGTAACATAACAATGGCTCGGTTGGTGAACCAAGGATTGGGAGAACTTTCAGAAAAAAGTACCCGAAACGGTACATCACCCGGCTTTAGCCCATTTTGCGCCGCCATGAGCGCCTTTAAAGGTTCATCGGCGAGGAGATATACCCGGGCACGCAATGTCTGCAACAAACGGCTATCGGTGGCAGAAGGCACAAAAGGTTGTGCAGCCTCGAAAGACGCCAAAGCCTCCGAGAAAAGTATGTCTGCCGTCACCAATTTACCCGACTCGACAGGGACGCCTGCTCCGCCTTCATTCATACCGAAATATGTCGCCAAGAAATAACGACTTATCCCCTTGTATAAATGTGCATAATACATCGCCCTATTACGAAGCGCTGGATCCTTAAAGGGGCCAATTTTTTCTACCCTCGCCCGTAGTGCATCCGATAAATACCGAAGTTGGTGAACCAAATGAAATGCTTCGCTGGAATAGGCATTGGCGGGGGAAATGCTCCGCTGTTCCAATTCCATAACATCCCGAAGCGAAATAGCAGCCCCTTCGTCTGGCTCTACAGCGTCCGAAACCATATCGGTCCACAAAGAAAGCGCACCAAAAGATTCGGCAAAGGTATTGTGTAATGCTGCTACCTGAGCAGGAACATGAATTTCGGTGGACAGCGCCTCCTCCGACAAAACACCGGCGGGGTATGGTACATCTTGCACCCAAGAATCGCAAGCAGCCAAAAGAACCAAAAAAATGGGAACAAAAAAACGTCTCATAGGAATGGGGTTTACCTACAAGACGCTACACACAAATCGTGCCAAAACTTAAAAAAGTACCCAAAGAAGCCAAAAGAGGCGTTTCACATGGATGAAAAAACATTAAAGCCATAAAAAAACATCCTGCTCGACGCACACGTTTTCTTTATGGCTCTATTTCAAAAACGGGGGATTCGGTTCCATTTTCTGCGTTCAGCACAGCGATGACCCGCGCCGTTTCTTCTGCGGCATACCGAAAGGCAGCGGCGGACAAACTGCCCGGATGGCGAATAACCACCGGAGCACCATCATCACCCGATTCACGCACAATCTGTTCAATGGGGATTTCGCCCAAGAGCGGTACTTGCATTTTTGCCGCGAGCCGTTTTGCGCCCCCTTCTCCGAATAAATAATACTTCCGGTCAGGGAGATCAGGCGGTGTGAAGTACGCCATATTTTCCACAAATCCCAAAACGGGAACATTAACTTTGTGGAACATTGCCACGCCGCGCCGCGCATCGGCCAGTGCCACTTCTTGTGGGGTAGAGACAATCACAGCACCCGTAATGGGAACCGTTTGTACGAGCGTCAATTGGATGTCTCCGGTTCCGGGCGGTAAATCCAGCAGCAAATAATCCAACGCCCCCCATTCTGCATCTCGGATAAATTGCTGAACAGCCGACGTTACCATTGGGCCACGCCAAATCGCCGCTTGGTCTGGATCTACTAAAAAGCCCATCGAAAGCAACTTCACACCGTATTGTTCGATCGGTATAATTTTTCGATCAGCATTTACACGAGGACGCGCATCTGTTGCACCAAACATTGTAGGGACAGAGGGGCCGTAAATATCGGTATCTAACAAGCCTACCCTTGCACCAGTCTGCGCCAAGGCAACGGCCAAATTAGCCGCTACCGTACTCTTCCCAACCCCTCCTTTCCCCGATGCCACAGCCACAATATTGCGGACTTCAGGGAGTACTCCCGTCTCCATCATACGATTCCCACGCGAGACGTCTGCGGTCATAGTGATTTCTACCACCACCTCTTCTCCGAAGTAACGATAAAGCGCCTGTCGGCAATCCCGCTCGATCAACTCCTTCAGCGGACAAGCGGGGGTGGTCAATTCTACCGAAAACGAGACGTTATAACCAGAGACCTGAACATCTTTAATCATGTTTAGGCTCACCAGATCACGGTGAAGGTCGGGTTCGATGACCGTAGAAAGGGCTTTTAAAACGGATTCGGTTGTAATGACAGGCATGGACAGTTAAGCGTTTATTTAATAGCGGTATAAATGGTGGCAATTCCGAAGGTTTGTGGCTCGGCAGTAACGGTATGGTATCCGGCTTTAGTCAATTCCACCATAAAATCTTTGCCATCCGGAAAAGCCATTGCGGACTCATTGAGGTATTGGTATGGGCCAGAGACGCCCGAAACCGTGCTGCCCACTCGCGGTAATACCTGCCTAAAGTAGAACGAATACAATTGCTTAATTGGAAAGTGGCTTGGCTTGCTAAATTCCAAAACCACCAACTTCCCACCGGGCCGTAAAACACGCCGCATTTCGGCAAGACCCGCATACAGGTTCTCGAAATTACGCACACCAAAGGCAACCGTAACAGCATCGAACCGATTGTCTTCAAACGGCAGGTTTTCCGAATCGCCCCGTTGCAAGGTAATTTTGTCAGACAAATCCAATGTGGCAATTTTTTTTCGTCCCACCTCCAACATGCCTTCCGCGATATCCACCCCTATAATATGTTCAGGTTGCAACCGCATCGAGGCAAGTGCCAGATCGGCGGTTCCGGTCGCCACATCCAAGATTTTCTGGGGTTTATCTGCGCTGAGCAAAGCAACCACCCGCTTTCTCCACCCTTGGTCTATCCCCAAACTGAGTACACGATTCAGGAGATCGTATCGTGGTGCAATGGTATCGAACATCTGTTCGACAGCCTGTTTTTTACCTTCAATTTGTCCTACGGGAGGGCGCATATGGTTTTGTTTCGGTTTTAGTCTTTCTCAAAAGAAATCAGCACGGCATTTTTTCCGACAGCATCTCCAGGCTTCACTTGCACCGCTTTGATCCGTGCGTCCGCCGGAGCTTTAATTTCGTTTTCCATCTTCATGGCTTCGAGGACCAGCAAACGATCTCCGGCCTTAACCATTTGTCCGGCTTCTACATACACCCGTAATACCAAGCCTGGCATGGGCGCTTTCAGATTGGCTGCAACGGCGTCTTTTCCATGTTTAACACCAAATTTTTCCAACAACAACTCTTTCTCGTCTTTCACCTGTACAACGCTAGAACGCCCTTGAATGGTAATTTTCATTTGCCCGCCATCCATTGGCTGCACAAA is a window of Bacteroidetes Order II. bacterium DNA encoding:
- a CDS encoding NAD(P)H-dependent oxidoreductase — translated: MKKILIIQGNPQPSSFSDAIAAAYRKGAEKSGATVQQITLHTLHFELNLEMGYSSPKVLEPDLVAAQAAIQWAEHVVWIYPIWWGFMPALLKGFIDRVMLPGFAFNYRKDHPMWDKHLKGKTARIITTMDTPGWYDWLMYRGAGQTIMKRAILGFCGFSPVYTTSISPMRHSTVAFKEKWLKKIEHTGLLLR
- a CDS encoding Mrp/NBP35 family ATP-binding protein, which gives rise to MPVITTESVLKALSTVIEPDLHRDLVSLNMIKDVQVSGYNVSFSVELTTPACPLKELIERDCRQALYRYFGEEVVVEITMTADVSRGNRMMETGVLPEVRNIVAVASGKGGVGKSTVAANLAVALAQTGARVGLLDTDIYGPSVPTMFGATDARPRVNADRKIIPIEQYGVKLLSMGFLVDPDQAAIWRGPMVTSAVQQFIRDAEWGALDYLLLDLPPGTGDIQLTLVQTVPITGAVIVSTPQEVALADARRGVAMFHKVNVPVLGFVENMAYFTPPDLPDRKYYLFGEGGAKRLAAKMQVPLLGEIPIEQIVRESGDDGAPVVIRHPGSLSAAAFRYAAEETARVIAVLNAENGTESPVFEIEP
- the ubiE gene encoding bifunctional demethylmenaquinone methyltransferase/2-methoxy-6-polyprenyl-1,4-benzoquinol methylase UbiE, producing the protein MRPPVGQIEGKKQAVEQMFDTIAPRYDLLNRVLSLGIDQGWRKRVVALLSADKPQKILDVATGTADLALASMRLQPEHIIGVDIAEGMLEVGRKKIATLDLSDKITLQRGDSENLPFEDNRFDAVTVAFGVRNFENLYAGLAEMRRVLRPGGKLVVLEFSKPSHFPIKQLYSFYFRQVLPRVGSTVSGVSGPYQYLNESAMAFPDGKDFMVELTKAGYHTVTAEPQTFGIATIYTAIK
- a CDS encoding acetyl-CoA carboxylase biotin carboxyl carrier protein subunit, producing the protein MIMSKYQATINNRSFEIVSDEGLLSVNGEPVKCSLEPIGNGLYSLLIRNQSLPVFVQPMDGGQMKITIQGRSSVVQVKDEKELLLEKFGVKHGKDAVAANLKAPMPGLVLRVYVEAGQMVKAGDRLLVLEAMKMENEIKAPADARIKAVQVKPGDAVGKNAVLISFEKD